From Myxococcus xanthus, a single genomic window includes:
- a CDS encoding FG-GAP-like repeat-containing protein codes for MSQQGWSDGRPGRWLTLGALGWVACTGTTPAEPPAFDNTTAVESEARCEMRPPFEPHFEPEVEWAWTASPLMPTHTNAQATPVVVDVNADGVPDVVFNSFEGWNFKTNGVLRAISGADGSDLWAVTDPAYRTRGSASVAAGDIDGDGKVELCTVPESAQGIICFEHTGAFKFRADGPPLDWGGVSLADLDGDGSVEIIAGNHVYDSSGTLRWVGSDGVGSPANDTGPLAFAVDLDGDGLQEVVNGRAIYRHDGTLKCKAAELGHGLAGVGNFDAGPEGEIVVVWGGHVSLMDANCKVKWTVQHLGGGVGGPPNIADFDGDGQPEIGVAGASHYAVFESNGTVKWLSPTQDHSSNRTGSSTFDFEGDGRAEVVYADETALRIYDGVTGQVRFEAPHSSCTAYENPVVADVDGDGNAEIIVAQNTACGYGDFQGIRVYRDRKDGWVNTRRIWNQHAYSVTNVNDDGTLPARPVSNWLAPGLNTFRTNSQGTGTVRPFAAPDLAIGQVTATCTGEGAVMLGARVRNQGDSAASAGVQVAFYQDAVGEGGTLLGVATVPHKLKAGEETSVELALDTPESGWVLVYAVVDDDGTGTGRELECREDNNAASAQLKLACAPNEPPVALCRDVVVEADAQCRASANVDHGSHDPDGQPGPFTLTQTAPGPFGLGRHAVTLTAHDGEDSAVCQATVKVVDTTLPSILCPAPQVLECVAGGAEATYTARAEDNCGPVSVTCTPPDGSRFPLGRSVVDCNAVDGSGNACGCAFSVTVRDTRAPVPGASLGKRLWPADHQYRTVTLAECAAPAKDACMGDLSLERYGRIVRVTSDESEDVAGICDGTTCDDIDVRVNATSVQLRAERDDTGDGRVYTVHYVVEDPSGNRADGRCTVEVPRDSAGQQVHDSGPKYCVGQGCAPGLGGSPLCP; via the coding sequence ATGTCGCAGCAGGGATGGTCGGACGGGCGTCCGGGCCGTTGGCTCACGCTCGGAGCGCTCGGATGGGTGGCGTGCACAGGCACGACACCCGCGGAACCTCCGGCATTCGACAACACCACGGCGGTGGAGTCGGAGGCCCGGTGCGAGATGCGGCCGCCCTTCGAGCCCCACTTCGAGCCCGAGGTGGAGTGGGCGTGGACGGCCAGTCCCCTCATGCCCACGCATACCAACGCGCAGGCCACGCCCGTGGTGGTGGACGTCAACGCGGATGGCGTCCCCGACGTGGTGTTCAACAGCTTCGAGGGCTGGAACTTCAAGACGAACGGCGTGCTGCGCGCCATCAGCGGCGCGGACGGCTCGGACCTGTGGGCGGTGACGGACCCGGCGTACCGCACCCGGGGCTCCGCCAGCGTCGCCGCGGGCGACATCGACGGCGACGGCAAGGTGGAGCTGTGCACCGTGCCGGAGAGCGCCCAGGGCATCATCTGTTTCGAGCACACCGGCGCCTTCAAGTTCCGCGCGGACGGCCCCCCGCTCGACTGGGGCGGCGTGTCCCTGGCCGACCTGGACGGGGACGGGTCGGTGGAAATCATCGCCGGCAACCACGTCTACGACAGCAGCGGGACGCTCCGGTGGGTGGGGAGCGACGGCGTGGGCAGCCCGGCCAACGACACCGGACCGCTGGCGTTCGCCGTGGACCTGGACGGGGACGGGCTCCAGGAGGTGGTGAATGGCCGCGCCATCTACCGGCATGACGGCACGCTCAAGTGCAAGGCGGCGGAGCTGGGCCACGGGCTCGCGGGCGTGGGCAACTTCGACGCGGGCCCCGAGGGCGAAATCGTCGTGGTGTGGGGCGGCCACGTGTCCTTGATGGACGCGAACTGCAAGGTGAAGTGGACCGTGCAGCACCTGGGCGGCGGCGTGGGTGGACCTCCGAACATCGCGGACTTCGACGGGGACGGGCAGCCGGAGATTGGCGTGGCGGGTGCGTCCCACTACGCCGTGTTCGAGTCGAACGGCACGGTGAAGTGGCTGAGCCCCACGCAGGACCACAGCTCCAACCGCACCGGTTCCTCCACCTTCGACTTCGAGGGCGATGGCCGCGCCGAGGTCGTCTACGCGGACGAGACGGCGCTGCGCATCTACGACGGCGTGACAGGTCAGGTCCGCTTCGAGGCGCCGCACAGCTCGTGCACCGCGTATGAGAATCCGGTGGTCGCGGACGTGGACGGTGATGGCAACGCCGAAATCATCGTCGCGCAGAACACGGCCTGCGGCTACGGCGACTTCCAGGGCATCCGCGTGTACCGGGACCGCAAGGACGGCTGGGTGAACACGCGGCGCATCTGGAACCAGCACGCCTACTCCGTCACCAACGTGAATGACGACGGCACCCTGCCCGCGCGCCCCGTGAGCAACTGGCTGGCGCCGGGGCTCAACACCTTCCGCACCAACAGCCAGGGCACGGGCACCGTGCGGCCCTTCGCGGCGCCGGACCTCGCCATCGGGCAGGTGACGGCCACGTGCACGGGCGAGGGCGCGGTGATGCTCGGCGCGCGGGTGCGCAACCAGGGGGACTCGGCGGCCTCGGCGGGGGTCCAGGTGGCCTTCTACCAGGACGCGGTGGGCGAAGGCGGCACGCTCCTGGGCGTGGCCACCGTGCCCCACAAGCTGAAAGCGGGCGAAGAGACGTCCGTGGAGCTGGCGCTCGACACCCCGGAGAGTGGCTGGGTGCTGGTCTACGCGGTGGTGGATGACGACGGCACCGGCACCGGACGCGAGCTGGAGTGCCGCGAGGACAACAACGCCGCGTCGGCGCAACTGAAGCTGGCGTGCGCACCAAACGAGCCTCCAGTGGCGTTGTGCCGGGACGTCGTCGTGGAGGCGGACGCGCAGTGCCGGGCCTCGGCCAACGTGGACCACGGCAGCCATGACCCGGACGGACAGCCGGGCCCCTTCACGCTGACACAGACGGCGCCCGGGCCCTTCGGCCTGGGGCGACATGCCGTGACGCTGACAGCCCACGACGGCGAAGACAGCGCGGTGTGCCAGGCCACGGTGAAGGTGGTGGACACGACGCTGCCGTCCATCCTCTGTCCGGCGCCGCAGGTGCTGGAGTGCGTGGCGGGCGGCGCGGAGGCGACCTACACCGCTCGGGCGGAGGACAACTGCGGGCCGGTGTCGGTGACGTGCACGCCGCCGGATGGCTCCCGGTTCCCGCTGGGGCGCTCGGTGGTGGACTGCAACGCGGTGGATGGCTCCGGCAACGCGTGCGGCTGCGCCTTCTCCGTGACGGTGCGGGACACGCGGGCGCCCGTGCCCGGCGCGTCCCTGGGCAAGCGGCTGTGGCCGGCGGACCACCAGTACCGCACGGTGACGCTGGCCGAGTGCGCGGCGCCCGCGAAGGACGCATGCATGGGAGACCTGTCGTTGGAGCGGTACGGCCGCATCGTCCGGGTGACGTCGGATGAGTCCGAGGACGTCGCGGGCATCTGCGACGGCACCACTTGCGACGACATCGACGTGCGGGTGAATGCCACCTCCGTCCAACTGCGCGCAGAGCGCGACGACACCGGGGATGGCCGCGTCTACACGGTGCACTACGTGGTGGAGGACCCGTCCGGAAACCGGGCCGACGGGCGCTGCACCGTGGAGGTGCCGCGGGATTCGGCCGGCCAGCAGGTGCACGACAGCGGTCCGAAGTACTGCGTGGGCCAGGGCTGCGCGCCGGGCCTGGGCGGCAGCCCGCTGTGTCCGTGA
- a CDS encoding MraY family glycosyltransferase, producing the protein MITLLVAFFVSLLVALALTRLVRDRALAWGWLDQANSSRKVHVRPIPRLGGVGIVGGFFAPLCALFLVDSGVGYHFRSHTELVVGLFLGGAAIVALGLYDDLRGAGARLKFAVQFAVAFGLYAMGFRIDVIANPFGPELVLGALSLPFTVLWVVGVVNALNLIDGLDGLAGGVAFFGVGTNFILALSRGDVLLSLLLAALAGAILGFLVFNFNPASIFMGDTGSMFLGFVLAAVSIKTSTKSGTAVAMLVPVMALGLPIMDTLLAMVRRSLLGRPMFSADREHIHHRLMSHLVLSHRATVLVLYGLCGLFMLVALALNFANSAQSAMLLCGMGVLIVLLMRRLGYLDLGRARGMHQVRQRNLWLRTMVKDVTRAVRASPSLEVVWNAVRPLADALGLSRQELHFQRVRPTGLADNVVFEAQRPAGSGVPFEVRITLEADGEVLGAMLLVWRDGRAAINRDEELALEQVADAVAEVAGRLRPRADAEPGRLVAMRK; encoded by the coding sequence ATGATTACGCTTCTGGTCGCCTTCTTCGTCTCGCTGCTGGTGGCACTGGCACTGACGCGACTGGTGCGCGACCGGGCCCTGGCGTGGGGATGGCTGGACCAGGCGAATTCCAGCCGGAAGGTCCATGTCCGGCCGATTCCCCGGCTGGGCGGGGTGGGCATCGTCGGTGGATTTTTCGCGCCGCTGTGCGCGTTGTTCCTGGTGGACTCTGGCGTGGGGTACCACTTCCGCTCCCACACGGAGCTGGTGGTGGGCCTGTTCCTGGGCGGCGCGGCGATTGTGGCGCTGGGCCTCTACGACGACCTGCGGGGCGCGGGCGCCCGTCTGAAGTTCGCTGTCCAGTTCGCGGTGGCGTTCGGCTTGTATGCCATGGGGTTCCGCATCGACGTCATCGCCAACCCATTCGGCCCGGAGTTGGTGTTGGGCGCGTTGAGTCTGCCTTTCACCGTGTTGTGGGTGGTGGGCGTGGTCAACGCGCTCAACCTCATCGACGGCCTGGATGGGCTCGCGGGCGGCGTGGCCTTCTTCGGCGTCGGCACCAACTTCATCCTCGCGCTGTCGCGAGGCGACGTGCTGCTGTCATTGCTGTTGGCGGCGCTGGCGGGCGCCATCCTCGGGTTCCTGGTGTTCAACTTCAACCCGGCCTCCATCTTCATGGGGGACACCGGGAGCATGTTCCTGGGCTTCGTGCTGGCCGCGGTGTCCATCAAGACGAGCACCAAGAGCGGCACGGCGGTGGCCATGCTGGTGCCGGTGATGGCGCTGGGGCTGCCCATCATGGACACGCTGCTGGCCATGGTGCGGCGCTCGTTGCTGGGGCGGCCGATGTTCAGCGCCGACCGGGAGCACATCCATCACCGGCTGATGAGCCACCTGGTGCTCAGCCACCGCGCTACCGTGCTGGTGCTGTATGGCCTGTGTGGCCTCTTCATGCTGGTGGCGCTGGCGCTGAACTTCGCCAACAGCGCACAGAGCGCCATGCTGCTGTGTGGCATGGGCGTGCTCATCGTGCTGCTGATGCGGCGGCTGGGTTACCTGGACCTGGGCCGCGCCAGGGGCATGCACCAGGTACGTCAGCGCAACCTCTGGCTGCGGACCATGGTGAAGGACGTCACCCGCGCCGTGCGCGCGTCGCCTTCGCTGGAGGTGGTGTGGAACGCGGTGCGCCCGCTGGCGGATGCCCTGGGCTTGTCGCGCCAGGAGTTGCACTTCCAGCGCGTCCGTCCCACGGGGCTCGCGGACAACGTCGTCTTCGAAGCCCAGCGGCCCGCGGGCTCGGGGGTGCCATTCGAGGTCCGCATCACGCTCGAGGCCGACGGCGAGGTGCTGGGTGCGATGCTGCTGGTGTGGCGAGATGGCCGGGCCGCCATCAACCGCGATGAGGAACTGGCACTGGAGCAGGTGGCGGACGCGGTGGCGGAGGTCGCCGGGCGGCTCCGGCCCCGGGCCGACGCCGAGCCCGGACGCCTGGTCGCGATGAGGAAGTGA
- a CDS encoding ROK family protein, whose protein sequence is MREANAVGSRGKAAERDTLECWGGVDLGGTKIEAVVVDRAGTVLGKMRQPTPADGEPGDVVRAIHDALEGAAHAAGLTSRQLLGVGVGAPGAVNANEGTLGHVSNVGRGWSTPYPVAGDLGARVGRPVVLGNDVQVAVAAEYRLGAGRAFRSLLGVWWGTGVGGGLVLDGVPWRGRGAAGEVGHMVVKPGGARCGCGRRGCLEAYAGRASMERRAHKAVRQGETTILFDLMRKKGRTRLTSSIWARALAQEDALATWLFGRAVRMLGAGLASAINLLDVEAVVLGGGLGTRLGPEFAGRIHEAMRPHIFVPERQPPVRVAELGELSGAIGAALLAQPPMK, encoded by the coding sequence ATGCGGGAGGCGAACGCGGTGGGCTCGCGAGGGAAGGCGGCGGAGCGCGACACCCTGGAGTGCTGGGGCGGCGTCGACCTGGGCGGGACGAAAATCGAGGCCGTGGTGGTGGACCGCGCCGGCACCGTCCTGGGGAAGATGCGCCAGCCCACGCCCGCCGACGGCGAGCCCGGCGACGTGGTGCGCGCCATCCACGACGCCTTGGAGGGCGCGGCGCACGCGGCGGGCCTGACGTCCCGTCAGCTCCTGGGGGTGGGCGTGGGCGCGCCCGGCGCGGTGAACGCCAACGAGGGCACGCTGGGACATGTCAGCAACGTGGGCCGGGGCTGGAGCACGCCCTACCCAGTGGCGGGGGACCTGGGCGCGCGGGTGGGCCGGCCCGTGGTGCTGGGCAACGACGTCCAGGTGGCGGTGGCGGCGGAGTACCGGCTGGGCGCGGGCCGCGCATTTCGCTCCCTGCTGGGCGTCTGGTGGGGAACGGGCGTGGGCGGTGGGCTGGTGCTGGACGGCGTGCCCTGGCGAGGCCGGGGCGCGGCGGGCGAGGTGGGCCACATGGTGGTGAAGCCGGGCGGTGCCCGGTGTGGTTGTGGCCGGCGCGGCTGCCTGGAGGCCTACGCGGGCCGCGCGTCCATGGAGCGCCGTGCGCACAAGGCCGTGCGCCAGGGCGAGACGACGATTCTCTTCGACTTGATGCGGAAGAAGGGCCGCACCCGGTTGACCAGCAGCATCTGGGCCCGGGCGCTGGCGCAGGAGGACGCACTGGCCACGTGGCTCTTCGGCCGCGCGGTGCGGATGCTGGGCGCGGGGCTCGCCTCCGCCATCAACCTGCTGGACGTGGAGGCAGTCGTCCTGGGCGGAGGCCTGGGCACGCGGCTGGGGCCTGAATTCGCCGGCCGCATCCACGAGGCCATGCGCCCGCACATCTTCGTCCCCGAGCGCCAGCCGCCCGTGCGCGTCGCGGAACTGGGAGAACTTTCCGGTGCCATTGGCGCCGCGCTGCTGGCCCAGCCACCCATGAAGTGA
- a CDS encoding nucleotidyltransferase family protein, with protein sequence MQRATTDVDLLVARADVGAAVQALARVGLSVRRDDGARHGEEDSHHLELAGPAGLVELHYRALAGWGEALEGDALLARAETGAVDGRAVRWLRPEDEAVYLALHASNHALQRLAWLFDLKLLALADTRLDWRMVVERARGTAFPHAAWYAWAVARRLLAAPVPDEALAPLAPPRWQQVLARRFFSDARLLGASLLDGRTGWMAAKLLLAPRMGSVARYGVRRARNAVRARLRRPG encoded by the coding sequence TTGCAGCGAGCCACCACGGACGTGGACCTGCTGGTGGCACGCGCGGATGTGGGCGCCGCGGTCCAGGCGCTGGCCCGCGTGGGGCTCTCGGTGCGGCGGGACGACGGCGCCCGGCACGGGGAAGAGGACTCTCACCACTTGGAGCTGGCCGGGCCGGCGGGGCTGGTGGAGCTGCACTACCGCGCGCTCGCGGGATGGGGCGAGGCGCTGGAGGGCGACGCGCTGCTGGCGCGGGCGGAGACGGGCGCGGTGGATGGCCGGGCGGTGCGGTGGCTACGGCCCGAGGACGAGGCCGTCTACCTGGCGTTGCACGCGAGCAACCACGCGTTGCAGCGGTTGGCGTGGCTCTTCGACTTGAAGCTGCTGGCGCTGGCGGATACGCGGCTGGACTGGCGGATGGTGGTGGAGCGGGCACGCGGCACGGCCTTCCCACATGCGGCCTGGTATGCGTGGGCCGTGGCGCGGCGGCTCCTGGCGGCGCCGGTGCCGGACGAGGCGCTGGCGCCGCTGGCTCCGCCTCGCTGGCAGCAAGTGCTCGCACGGCGTTTTTTCTCCGACGCGCGGCTGCTGGGGGCGTCGCTGCTGGATGGCCGGACCGGGTGGATGGCGGCGAAGCTGCTGCTGGCGCCACGGATGGGCTCCGTGGCGCGATATGGCGTCCGGCGAGCACGGAACGCCGTGCGGGCGAGGCTGCGCCGTCCAGGCTGA
- a CDS encoding DUF2780 domain-containing protein: MDLIGQLSQQLGVNGTQAQGLAGSLLKLVQGTVQEKLGPDAANQMGQAIPEMESWQQAPSTTSAPQTAPDAGGGLMGALGGLMSGQEGSTGGMLSALGGVAGQAGDVAAVVSLLGRFNIDASKASLVAPLLLNFLKSRLDPALVGRILSVVPLLAGAGGGGNTPGGGGLGGMLGGLLGGGR, translated from the coding sequence ATGGACCTCATCGGACAGCTCTCTCAGCAGCTCGGAGTGAATGGAACGCAGGCCCAGGGGCTGGCGGGCTCGCTGCTGAAGTTGGTGCAGGGCACGGTGCAGGAGAAGCTGGGCCCCGACGCCGCGAACCAGATGGGCCAGGCCATTCCAGAGATGGAGAGCTGGCAGCAGGCCCCCAGCACCACGTCCGCGCCCCAGACGGCGCCGGATGCGGGGGGCGGGCTGATGGGCGCGCTGGGCGGCCTCATGTCCGGTCAGGAGGGCAGCACGGGCGGCATGCTGAGCGCGCTGGGGGGCGTCGCGGGGCAGGCCGGTGATGTGGCCGCCGTGGTGTCCCTGCTGGGCCGCTTCAACATCGACGCGAGCAAGGCGTCCTTGGTGGCGCCCCTGCTGCTGAACTTCCTCAAGTCGCGCCTGGACCCCGCGCTCGTGGGCCGCATCCTCTCCGTGGTGCCGCTGCTGGCCGGCGCGGGCGGTGGTGGCAACACGCCCGGCGGTGGCGGCCTTGGGGGGATGCTGGGCGGGTTGTTGGGCGGCGGACGCTGA
- a CDS encoding glycosyltransferase family 4 protein: MRILLGIHHPLNPDMGAPGVTLALGQALAARGCQVDYFSYDDAYPGLRHHTTVHELRFPWMLTAHLLRAASRYDVLDITTGDAWPWMRLGRPGARARHALVTRSHGLEHTFSERLRADARAGHLALSWKYPLYHGGYRLWEVRQTLLRADHAVLLNTQDAAYATERLGVPARQLSVIPHGLDVAFQGLPSPTPSAPGAPLRIACVGSWLALKGRAEMVAVATHLHAEGVSFTLTLYGTGNPEAEVLAAFPAGAREHVRVVPRYPRAELPRLLRDEEVLFFPSHSEGFGMALVESMASGLTPVSTPVGVAPQVVRDGETGWLVPMGDVAAQVVALRSLAEDRARLLRLREAAQAAVRDMTWRDIAERTSILYESLLRSPRTV; the protein is encoded by the coding sequence ATGCGCATCCTGCTTGGCATCCACCATCCCCTGAACCCGGACATGGGGGCGCCGGGGGTGACGCTCGCGCTGGGGCAGGCGCTGGCGGCGCGGGGCTGCCAGGTGGACTACTTCAGCTACGACGACGCCTATCCCGGCCTGCGGCACCACACGACGGTGCACGAGCTGCGGTTCCCCTGGATGCTCACCGCACACCTGCTGCGGGCCGCGAGTCGGTACGACGTGCTGGACATCACCACTGGGGATGCGTGGCCCTGGATGCGCTTGGGCCGTCCGGGGGCGCGGGCCCGCCATGCCCTGGTGACGCGCAGCCACGGCCTGGAGCACACCTTCTCCGAACGGCTGCGCGCCGACGCGCGTGCGGGGCACCTGGCGCTGAGCTGGAAGTACCCGCTGTACCATGGCGGCTATCGCCTCTGGGAGGTGCGCCAGACCCTGCTGCGCGCGGACCATGCGGTGCTGCTCAACACGCAGGATGCCGCCTACGCGACGGAACGGCTGGGCGTGCCCGCGCGTCAGTTGAGTGTCATCCCCCATGGGCTGGATGTGGCCTTCCAGGGGCTGCCTTCGCCCACGCCTTCCGCGCCTGGTGCGCCGCTGCGGATAGCGTGTGTGGGGAGCTGGCTGGCGCTCAAGGGGCGCGCGGAGATGGTGGCCGTCGCCACCCACCTGCATGCCGAAGGCGTGTCCTTCACGCTGACGTTGTACGGCACGGGCAACCCGGAGGCGGAGGTGCTGGCGGCGTTTCCCGCTGGGGCGCGCGAGCACGTGCGCGTGGTGCCTCGTTATCCACGCGCCGAGCTGCCGCGCCTGCTGCGGGACGAAGAGGTGCTGTTCTTCCCCAGCCATTCGGAGGGCTTCGGGATGGCGCTGGTGGAGTCGATGGCCAGCGGGCTCACGCCGGTGTCTACGCCGGTGGGCGTGGCGCCCCAGGTCGTGCGTGACGGTGAGACGGGGTGGTTGGTACCGATGGGAGACGTCGCCGCGCAGGTGGTGGCGCTGCGCTCGCTGGCGGAGGACCGCGCTCGCCTGCTCCGGTTGCGTGAAGCCGCGCAGGCCGCGGTGCGGGACATGACGTGGCGGGACATTGCCGAGCGCACGTCAATCCTTTACGAGTCGCTTCTCCGCTCGCCGCGGACCGTCTAG
- a CDS encoding acyltransferase family protein, with amino-acid sequence MAPFPIPMSLHSAPTLQASLDSRRNNLDFLRFAAATCVLLSHAFPLGEGKGTVEPLESFTRGQFSLGRLGVAVFLIISGVLITRSWERTPDAARFIWARVLRIFPGLGAMLLLTVGVLGPAFTRLSLGDYFTAPDTALYLLGNFALNWPQWHLPGVFEANAYPHAVNGSLWTLKYEVGFYLLTLGLGLTGLLRKGMVIFGLVGAAVATFVTGRLGFWPELYLYFGGGVALYQWREHVRMSPWVAAACVVGWLITARLGYGCRIATGLLGGYVVLYLAFRPMGALADFGRRGDLSYGVYLYAFPVQQAVTTLLGGPTAWWVNAAVAFPCVLLLAALSWRWVEQPALRRKDRLPAWVRRPAVSVTAVPKTPSRPAGPH; translated from the coding sequence ATGGCACCGTTCCCCATCCCCATGTCCCTGCATTCCGCTCCCACGTTGCAGGCGAGCCTCGACTCGCGTCGCAACAACCTGGACTTCCTGCGCTTCGCCGCGGCGACGTGCGTATTGCTCAGCCATGCCTTCCCCCTGGGCGAGGGCAAGGGGACGGTGGAGCCGCTGGAGTCCTTCACCCGGGGACAGTTCTCCCTGGGACGGCTGGGCGTCGCGGTGTTCCTCATCATCAGCGGCGTGCTCATCACCCGGAGCTGGGAGCGGACGCCCGACGCGGCGCGCTTCATCTGGGCCCGGGTGCTGCGCATCTTCCCCGGGCTGGGGGCCATGCTGCTGCTGACGGTGGGGGTGCTGGGGCCGGCCTTCACCCGGCTGTCCCTGGGCGACTACTTCACGGCCCCGGACACGGCCCTGTACCTGCTGGGCAACTTCGCCCTGAACTGGCCCCAGTGGCACCTGCCGGGCGTCTTCGAGGCGAACGCCTACCCCCACGCCGTCAACGGCTCGCTGTGGACGCTGAAGTACGAGGTCGGCTTCTACCTGCTGACGCTGGGCCTGGGCCTGACGGGCCTCTTGCGCAAGGGCATGGTCATCTTCGGCCTCGTCGGCGCGGCGGTGGCCACCTTCGTCACCGGACGGCTGGGCTTCTGGCCGGAGCTGTACCTGTACTTCGGCGGCGGCGTGGCGCTGTACCAGTGGCGCGAACACGTGCGCATGAGCCCCTGGGTGGCGGCGGCGTGCGTGGTGGGGTGGCTCATCACGGCCCGGCTCGGATACGGCTGCCGCATCGCCACCGGCCTGCTGGGCGGATACGTCGTGCTGTACCTCGCCTTCCGGCCCATGGGGGCGCTGGCGGACTTCGGGCGCCGGGGCGACCTGTCCTACGGCGTCTACCTCTACGCCTTCCCCGTGCAGCAGGCCGTCACCACCCTGCTGGGCGGGCCCACGGCGTGGTGGGTGAACGCAGCGGTGGCCTTCCCCTGTGTGCTGCTGCTGGCGGCGCTGTCGTGGCGGTGGGTGGAGCAGCCCGCCTTGCGGCGCAAGGACAGGCTCCCCGCGTGGGTGAGGCGTCCGGCGGTCTCCGTCACAGCGGTTCCGAAGACGCCGTCCCGGCCGGCTGGGCCGCACTGA
- a CDS encoding LTA synthase family protein, with translation MARRARIPKTLFFQRPPSNLWPLVGVILASAVLVGAMELTIAVFSSSGLEGITQRNVYSMLLSVGVISAVTGLLWAVTNRVGISGALVAAAMLFTVTLHIRKVQLIDRPLMPWDFLEWRQVTSLAPTLLPGGGAVAAIGSCLLLVAMLAVMWRAVARGTPRYPLPKAGRRNLALAAVAYLLVIIFQQHLPVRRVFNRFGIYDQVWDQRSNFQMNGLTLMMLWNWEGLRLEPGSEYSQAQVHAALGGPPGVVPAAPQEPVDVVVFMAESLWDPTRLGIPFSEDPLPFVRSLMERHSSGNLISPAFGGGTANAEFELLTGMSSSFAPDGAFPYQHYVMRPVDALPSLFRRAGYQTLAIHPFHAFYWSRDVVYPLLGFDTFQSLTDFTSPRLEGPWVSDEEVVDHILHELSDERQPRFIMAVTMSTHGPYNLPLTGEERIEVQGEKLSPDNRLLLKNYVHKLRQMDSAVERLVRKLEARKRKTLLVLFGDHLPMLGSDYATYREAGYFQEPWTDAQRERMAEVPVVLWTNFPVPRQDIHLSISMLTPRILETAGLRPPGFFAFVSELSKVLPVVRGDLLRNASGEYLPAGDKVPKAQEPGSWEDWMRRYRLLTYDRLAGDNFSAAQPAGTASSEPL, from the coding sequence TTGGCACGTCGCGCACGGATTCCCAAGACCTTGTTCTTCCAGCGGCCCCCCTCCAACCTGTGGCCGTTGGTGGGCGTCATCCTGGCCTCGGCGGTGCTCGTCGGGGCCATGGAGCTGACCATCGCCGTCTTCTCGTCCTCGGGCCTGGAGGGCATCACCCAGCGCAACGTCTACTCCATGCTCCTCAGCGTGGGCGTCATCTCCGCGGTGACGGGCCTGCTGTGGGCGGTGACGAACCGGGTGGGAATCTCGGGGGCCCTGGTGGCGGCGGCGATGCTCTTCACCGTCACCCTGCACATCCGGAAGGTGCAGCTCATCGACCGGCCGCTGATGCCCTGGGACTTCCTGGAGTGGCGGCAGGTGACATCGCTGGCGCCCACGCTGCTGCCCGGCGGCGGCGCGGTGGCGGCCATTGGCTCGTGTCTGCTGCTGGTGGCCATGCTCGCCGTCATGTGGCGCGCGGTGGCGCGCGGCACGCCCCGGTACCCGTTGCCCAAGGCCGGACGCCGCAACCTGGCGCTGGCGGCGGTGGCGTACCTGCTGGTCATCATCTTCCAACAGCACCTGCCCGTGCGGCGCGTCTTCAACCGCTTCGGCATCTACGACCAGGTGTGGGACCAGCGCTCCAACTTCCAGATGAACGGGCTCACGCTGATGATGCTCTGGAACTGGGAGGGGCTGCGGCTGGAGCCGGGCAGTGAGTACTCCCAGGCGCAGGTGCACGCGGCCCTGGGGGGCCCTCCGGGCGTGGTGCCCGCCGCGCCCCAGGAGCCCGTCGACGTCGTCGTCTTCATGGCCGAATCGCTCTGGGACCCGACGCGGCTGGGCATCCCCTTCAGCGAGGATCCGCTGCCCTTCGTGCGGTCGCTCATGGAGCGCCACAGCTCGGGCAACCTCATCAGCCCGGCCTTCGGTGGTGGCACGGCCAACGCGGAGTTCGAACTCCTGACGGGCATGTCCTCGTCGTTCGCCCCGGACGGCGCGTTTCCCTACCAGCACTATGTGATGCGTCCCGTGGACGCGCTGCCGTCGCTGTTCCGCCGCGCGGGCTACCAGACGCTGGCCATCCACCCGTTCCACGCGTTCTACTGGAGCCGCGACGTGGTGTACCCGTTGCTGGGCTTCGACACGTTCCAGTCGCTCACGGACTTCACTTCCCCCCGGCTCGAAGGGCCCTGGGTGTCGGACGAGGAGGTCGTCGACCACATCCTCCACGAGCTCTCCGACGAGCGTCAGCCGCGGTTCATCATGGCCGTGACGATGTCCACCCACGGGCCCTACAACCTGCCGCTCACCGGCGAGGAGCGGATCGAGGTGCAGGGCGAGAAGCTCTCGCCGGACAACCGGCTGCTCTTGAAGAACTACGTGCACAAGCTGCGGCAGATGGACTCGGCCGTGGAGCGGCTGGTGCGCAAGCTGGAGGCTCGCAAACGCAAGACGCTGCTGGTGCTCTTCGGGGACCACCTGCCGATGCTGGGCTCGGACTACGCGACCTATCGCGAGGCCGGCTACTTCCAGGAGCCATGGACGGACGCGCAGCGCGAGCGCATGGCGGAGGTCCCCGTCGTCCTCTGGACGAACTTCCCCGTGCCCCGGCAGGACATCCACCTGAGCATCAGCATGCTCACCCCGCGCATCCTCGAGACGGCGGGGCTGCGGCCTCCGGGCTTCTTCGCCTTCGTCTCCGAATTGTCCAAGGTGCTGCCCGTGGTCCGGGGAGACCTGCTGCGCAACGCCTCCGGCGAATACCTGCCCGCGGGCGACAAGGTCCCCAAGGCCCAGGAGCCGGGCTCATGGGAGGACTGGATGCGGCGCTACCGCCTGCTCACGTATGACCGGCTGGCGGGCGACAACTTCAGTGCGGCCCAGCCGGCCGGGACGGCGTCTTCGGAACCGCTGTGA